The genomic interval GTTATAAATAGTGAAATAAGAAAAATGATTGTAGAGAAAAAAACACCAGATGAGATTATTCAAAAAGCAAAATTATCCGGATACAAGACAATGCAACAGGATGGATTCCAGAAAGTTTTGGATGGAATTACAACTTTGGAAGAAGTTTTGAGAGTAACAAGGATAACAGAGTAAAATGGCTAAATTCTTTGTAAAAGCAAGGGATGAATTTGGGAATCTTATAGAAAACACCTATGAAGCCGAAACAGAAAAACAACTTTATGAAAAATTAAATTCATTAAATTACATTCCTATTAAAATTCAGGAAATTAAAAAAAGTGGGATTTTAAGTCTACACATTTTCCCGGAAAAAATAACCATTACCGAGCAAATACTTTTCTTCCGGCAATTGGCAACATTGATTGATGCGGGAGTCCCTCTAATTCAATCTTTAGAAATTATTAGAAAACAATTGACAAATGAAAAATTTGAAAAAGCCATTGCAAATGTAAAAGAAAAAATTGAAGAAGGCCTATCTCTGTCTGAAGCAATGAGCCTATACCCTGATATTTTTACGAGAATGCAAATTAATATGGTTTTAGTGGCTGAAGAAGGAGGTGTTTTACCTGAGATTTTAGACAGAATAGCACTAATCTTAGAAAATGAAAAAGAAACAAAAGAAAAAATAAAAACAGCAACAAGGTATCCAAAATTAGTCATTACAGCCTTATCGATTGCATTTTTAATTTTAATGTGGTTTGTGGTTCCACAATTTCAAAAAGTGTACGGGAAATTCGGGAAAAAATTGCCATTACCTACGAGAATGCTTTTTGGAATCTATATGTTTTTGAAAAATTACTGGTGGCTTTTAATTCTAATTATTCTTTTACTCTACCTGCTTTTTAGAAAATGGGTTAATACAGAAAAAGGGAGGCGGAAGTTTGATAAGTTTAAACTAAAAATATATATTTTTGGCCCTTTGTTTTTAAAGATATATTTAGAGAGATTTACAAGAGTGCTTTCTTTAATGATTCAATCCGGAGTGCCTATTGTTCAGGCTCTTGATATCGTTGCAGGTGTTACCAACAATGTTGTTATTGAAAATGCTATAATCCAGGTAAAAAATGCTATCCTTGAGGGCAAAACCCTTGCCGAACCAATGGAAGCAAGTAAATACTTCACAGATATGGTTGTCCAGATGGTTACAATAGGGGAAAACACAGGAAAACTTGATTATATGCTAATGAAAGTGGCAAACTACTACGAAAAAGAAGTGGATTATACAATAAAAAATTTATCAACATTAATTGAACCTATCCTCATTGCAGGACTGGCTGTAATTGTGCTATTCTTTGCTCTGGCAATTTATTTGCCTATGTGGAATATGATGAGTTTGTTTAAGTAGAGGAAAATATAAATGAATAAAAAATTAAATATTTATATAAATTATCTTATTTTTTTAGTTGCAATAATAATTTGTTATTTCAATGTCATAAAAAATCCTCAAATATACTATGACGATTTTATTAATGTTTTTAACTATAATTTATTAGGAAATGGATTTAACATTCATTCATTGATTAACGCAATAACCTTTCACCAGGGTGGATACAGGCCTCTCTCATATTTAAGTTTCTATTTAAACCATTACATTTTTAACGGACAACTTCACTCATTTATTATAATTAATGTGCTTATTCATTTTTTTAACACCATGATTTTTTACCATATTGCCCTCAAATTAACTAAAAATAAAGAAATCTCTTTTTTTTCTGCACTCTTTTGGGCAGTATCCCCAGTTAATCTTTTTGGTGTAACTTATATTGTTCAGAGAATGACTTCTTTAATGGCTTTCTTTGGGGGGATAGGCACTCTCTATTATTTAAAATGGGAAGAAAACAGGGAATTTAAAAACTTAGTTTTAGCAATTTTTTTTGTAATTCTGTCTACTCTTTCAAAAGAAAGTGGAATACTTTTTATAGGCTTTTTTTTACTCCATTATTATCTGAAAAACGGAAGCAAAAAAGACATAATCGTGGTTTATATAACAGGTGGTTTATTTTTAATCTTCCTGTACTTTTTTAGCAAGAATTTTTTTGCAGTTACATTTATAAGGAGAGGATTTTCCCCTTTTGAAAGATTCTTCACAGAATTAAGGATATTAATTTTATACATTCAAAATATTTTCTTGCCTCTTCAAAATAAAATTTACTTATTTGCCGATATTATTCATTCAAAAAGTTTATTTACTCCTATTTCAACTTTGTTTTCTTTAATTTTATTATTAGCATTAGTTTTGATCTCATATTTAGCAATAAATAAAGACAAAATTATTGCACTTGGAATATTGAGTTTTTTCCTTTTCCACAGTATTGAATCCACCTTTTTACCTTTATACTTTATGTTTTTTCATAGAAATTACATTGCATCTTTTTTCATAATACTTGCTTTTATCAAATTATTATCATATTTAAAACCAAAATTTAGAAATGTAATTGTAATTATTTTAATTGTAAATGCAATGTGGGTAACAGTTGTTCACAATATGAAATGGACATTCAAGCCATACTATACTAAAAAGAATTATGAAAGCTATAAAAATAGTATCGTTGCAAAAACAAACTATGCTCTTGAATTAGAAAAAGAGGGGAAGCTGAAAGATGCTTTAAATTTGTATCTAAAACTTTTAAAAACGCCTAATAGAACTGTCCCCTTTCTTGGGACTGTACGTATTTTAAAAAAACTTGGATTTAATAAAGAGGTTATAGCAATTGGAAAGCTATATCCTCATAAGGAATTTGCATTGTTGAAGCTAATGGCTCAAGCTTACGCTGATATAAACAACATATCTAAAGCTAAAAAATATTTCCAAAAATCCCTTTCAGACTATTTCACACCAAAGAATTTTCTAACCTATATTGCTTTTCTCTATGAAAATAGATTGTATGATGAGGTAATATTTGAGACAGAAAAATTTCTTCCACAATTAGAAAAATTTACAACAAATAATATTTTATTTGACAAAATTTACAATAATAAGAATATTAATACCAAAATATTTCTATTAAATATTGATTGCAAAATCAGGCTTAATCTTCCAATAAACAAAGACATAACCCTATTAAAAAAATCTGGAATTTATAATAAAAAAATTGAAAATTTAATAAACGCAATAAAAGATATAAAAAATCAAAATTATATCAAAGCGTTAAAGGAGCTAAATTCCATAAAAATTGCAAATATTTATAATGATTTAGAATTTTTTATTTTTGTAAAAAAAATTGCTTTAACCCTATGCATTTATGACAGAACAGGAGAGGATTACAAATTCAAACAACTGATTAAAAAATACTCAAAAAATAATGTGATTTATAACAATTTATGGAAAGAACTCGACAATTGTTATTGACAAAATTGAGAAAAATGTTATATTTTCTAACAGAATTTTAATTTAGGAGGGAAAAATGAAGAAAAACAAAGGTTTTACACTTATTGAACTGGTTATGGTTATTGTTATCCTTGGTATATTAGCAGCTGTTGCTATGCCTAAATATCAGGATATGAGAGAGGAAGCATTAAGAGCTTCTGCAAAGGCAACTATAAGCAATATTAGATCCGCAATTGCGATCTTTTATGCTAAAAGTGCTTTAAACGGAACACCAGTATTTCCAACTACTGCTGAATTAACTGCTACTGGTCAACAGTCACTTTTTGTTGAAAGAGAACTTCCAAAATCACCTATCGACAACTCAAATTCTGTAACTGAAGTCAATTCAGATCCTGTCACATGCAGTGATGTTACTGCAGCTGATGGATATTTATACAATCCAAGCACAGGTGAAATAAGATACAATAATAGTGATGACGATGGCGCTGGCACTCAATGGTGTGCATACTAATTTTTAATGGAGCATAGTTGGTACAAATAAATACTCAAACAAGAGAAGTTCTATTAAAAATAGTTTATTACGGTCCTGGATTATCCGGGAAAACTACAAATCTTCAAAAGCTTCACGAATTAGTTAATCAAATACAATATACGGAACTGTTCTCCATCAACACGATGGAGGACAGGACCCTTTTTTTTGACTTAATGCCTTTTGAAATAGAGGCATTAAACAGAAAGATAAAGTTTCAGGTGTACACTGTCCCTGGACAGGTACACTATGACTCAACAAGGAGAATAATACTCGCCGGAGCAGACGGTGTTGTTTTTGTCGCAGACTCACAAAAATCAAAACTTCAAGAAAATGTCCAGAGTTTAAACAATCTACATGTAAATTTAAGAGCAAATAGACTTGACATAAAAACAATACCCCTTGTTTTACAGTACAATAAGCGGGATTTAGTTGATATATCAAGTGTTGAGGAACTTGAAAACAAACTAAATTTCAGAAAAGTTCCAAGTTTTAAAGCAATTGCAATAGAAGGGACAGGGGTGCTTGAAACCTTTGAAGCAATAGCAATTGAAACCTTCAAAAACTTTGCTGAAAAACACAAGGTTGTCTCTGAAAAAGAGTTGCCTGAAATTATTCTAAAAATAAAAAATGAGGTTTCAAAACTAAAATCTTATGTTAAACCAAAAAATAAAAAAATAGACCCCACTGATAGGCTTCTTAAAATGATTTACCAAAATAAAGGGGGAAAAATTAAAGACGAAGAAGATATTCTTAAATCAGCCCTTAATACCACAACAAAAACCGCTGAAAAATTAGCAGAAGTTAACATACTAAAAAATAAGCTTGAAAACAAGAATAAGCAATTAGAAAGGCTACTTAAAGAAAACGAGTACATGAAAAAATTTCTTGAATCTCTTTTCCAGAATGCTGGCGTACCTATTTTAACCTTTAATTTAAAAGGGAAAATTACAAACTGGAATAACTCAGCCGAAAAACATTTTAAATACACGGTAAAAGAAGCAAAAAGTATGTCTTTTATTGAATTAATACCAAAAGAAAATCTTTTGCAAATACAAAATATCCTGAAAAAAGTTGTATCTGAAAAACAAACCCAAAATATAAAAACAACTCTAAAAGACAGAGAAAATAAAGTTTTGCCTGCTAATGTAGTCTTTTCGCCAATAACAATTGATGACAATAAAAAAACAGTCGCAATAACAATGATAATTTTCCCTGAATAAAAAGAAAAATCTTTAATATTCTGATAAAATTAACCTGTATGAATAAAAGTGAATTTAGTAAAAAGTATATAAATTTTGTGTTCAAACATAAGAAAACATTAGCTTTTATTGTCTTATTTTTTACATTTTTTATGCTTTATCTTTCATCAAAGATTGAATACACAACAAGAATAGTTGACTTGCTTCCTTCTTCAAATAAAAAAGTGAAAAATTACCTTTACACAATTGAAAATATAGGGCTAACTAATAGCATAGTAGTCGCTGTATCAAGAAAAGATGGAGAAAGTGACCCTGAAAATATTGAACTTTATTCAGAAATATTTATTGATAATCTTAAATCAAATCCAGAATTTAAAACTTACTTCAATGGAATTGATGCAAATATTGAAACTAAACTAAACATGGTGTTTACTCCATTTTTCCTGAAAAATCTCTGGGTTATTATTCCAAACAACAAGTTAAGTAACTTTATAAACATTTTTAAATACCAAAAGATGAAAGAAATAATTGAAAAGGATAAAATGCTTATACAAACAGGAAGCGGATTAGAGACATTTATAAAAAAAGACCCGCTGAATATTCTGTCTTTTCTCAAATCTTATTCAAAAGAAATGACAGGTAAGCTAAAAATTTCCCTTGTAGATGGCTATTACTTTTCTAAAGACAAATCACTCCAAATATTTTTTGTAAAAACAAAAGGACATGCTGACAACATTAAATACACAACAGGGGCGATGAACCTGCTTTTCAAAACTATAAAAAAAACCAACAAAGACTTTCAGGATGAAGTTGAAAACCCTTCTTTAAAGATAAGTGTTAACTTTACAGGCCCTCATGCAATTACCTTTTACGACAAAGATGTTGCACAGAATGATATGTTCTCATCTTTATATCTTTCATTCATTCTTGTACTTTTAATATTTATTTTAGGATTTAAAAACCCATTTTCAATTTTTTACGCTGCAGTACCATTAATTGTAGGAGAAGTATGGACTTTTGGACTCACCTATCTTTTAATAGGGAAACTCAATATTCTTACCTCAATTGTTGGTGCAATTCTTGTTGGATTGGGAATAGATTTTTCAATACACATTTACTCAAGGTTTTTAGAAGAAGAATTAAAAAACAAGGATTTACGCAGTTCTCTTGTAAAAACAATTGAGGAAACAGGCTTTGCCACAATTGCAGGGGGGCTAACAACAGCTGCAGCATTCTCATCAATGTTTTTCTCAAATTTCAAAGGGTTAAGAGAATTTGGAATTGTGGCTTCTTTAGGGATAGTA from Thermotomaculum hydrothermale carries:
- a CDS encoding type II secretion system protein; translation: MKKNKGFTLIELVMVIVILGILAAVAMPKYQDMREEALRASAKATISNIRSAIAIFYAKSALNGTPVFPTTAELTATGQQSLFVERELPKSPIDNSNSVTEVNSDPVTCSDVTAADGYLYNPSTGEIRYNNSDDDGAGTQWCAY
- a CDS encoding glycosyltransferase family protein, whose translation is MNKKLNIYINYLIFLVAIIICYFNVIKNPQIYYDDFINVFNYNLLGNGFNIHSLINAITFHQGGYRPLSYLSFYLNHYIFNGQLHSFIIINVLIHFFNTMIFYHIALKLTKNKEISFFSALFWAVSPVNLFGVTYIVQRMTSLMAFFGGIGTLYYLKWEENREFKNLVLAIFFVILSTLSKESGILFIGFFLLHYYLKNGSKKDIIVVYITGGLFLIFLYFFSKNFFAVTFIRRGFSPFERFFTELRILILYIQNIFLPLQNKIYLFADIIHSKSLFTPISTLFSLILLLALVLISYLAINKDKIIALGILSFFLFHSIESTFLPLYFMFFHRNYIASFFIILAFIKLLSYLKPKFRNVIVIILIVNAMWVTVVHNMKWTFKPYYTKKNYESYKNSIVAKTNYALELEKEGKLKDALNLYLKLLKTPNRTVPFLGTVRILKKLGFNKEVIAIGKLYPHKEFALLKLMAQAYADINNISKAKKYFQKSLSDYFTPKNFLTYIAFLYENRLYDEVIFETEKFLPQLEKFTTNNILFDKIYNNKNINTKIFLLNIDCKIRLNLPINKDITLLKKSGIYNKKIENLINAIKDIKNQNYIKALKELNSIKIANIYNDLEFFIFVKKIALTLCIYDRTGEDYKFKQLIKKYSKNNVIYNNLWKELDNCY
- a CDS encoding PAS domain S-box protein; the protein is MVQINTQTREVLLKIVYYGPGLSGKTTNLQKLHELVNQIQYTELFSINTMEDRTLFFDLMPFEIEALNRKIKFQVYTVPGQVHYDSTRRIILAGADGVVFVADSQKSKLQENVQSLNNLHVNLRANRLDIKTIPLVLQYNKRDLVDISSVEELENKLNFRKVPSFKAIAIEGTGVLETFEAIAIETFKNFAEKHKVVSEKELPEIILKIKNEVSKLKSYVKPKNKKIDPTDRLLKMIYQNKGGKIKDEEDILKSALNTTTKTAEKLAEVNILKNKLENKNKQLERLLKENEYMKKFLESLFQNAGVPILTFNLKGKITNWNNSAEKHFKYTVKEAKSMSFIELIPKENLLQIQNILKKVVSEKQTQNIKTTLKDRENKVLPANVVFSPITIDDNKKTVAITMIIFPE
- a CDS encoding type II secretion system F family protein, with protein sequence MAKFFVKARDEFGNLIENTYEAETEKQLYEKLNSLNYIPIKIQEIKKSGILSLHIFPEKITITEQILFFRQLATLIDAGVPLIQSLEIIRKQLTNEKFEKAIANVKEKIEEGLSLSEAMSLYPDIFTRMQINMVLVAEEGGVLPEILDRIALILENEKETKEKIKTATRYPKLVITALSIAFLILMWFVVPQFQKVYGKFGKKLPLPTRMLFGIYMFLKNYWWLLILIILLLYLLFRKWVNTEKGRRKFDKFKLKIYIFGPLFLKIYLERFTRVLSLMIQSGVPIVQALDIVAGVTNNVVIENAIIQVKNAILEGKTLAEPMEASKYFTDMVVQMVTIGENTGKLDYMLMKVANYYEKEVDYTIKNLSTLIEPILIAGLAVIVLFFALAIYLPMWNMMSLFK